In Rhizobium sp. N324, a single genomic region encodes these proteins:
- a CDS encoding adenylosuccinate synthetase, translated as MGIQAQAVIGALYGDEGKGLMVDRLAAATPRAVVVRSNGGAQAGHTVVDSAGRRHVFHHIGSGSFAGAATHFSRFFVAHPMLLLGELTDLSQLGVRPEISSDPRAPVTTPFDVIINQALELARGTARHGSCGLGFGETIERNLRPEFALSTKDLFRPDLHARLVSIRDAWVPVRLAALGMTALPAELAAALADDTTIARFEADCAAYLDRVTLWPDRRLCERGAVIFEAAQGLGLDPDCGAFPHVTRSNTGLANMFAIAAEAGITALDATYATRCYTTRHGAGPLKGEVAALPGITVVDPTNAPNEWQGSLRLAPLDLGTLREAITRDLTLDRSGITVKAGLAVTCLDQAEDGFAVTDDGEAIRLDPAKAASDIAERVGLLLWAESWGPRRGDVRLYADAAAAKVAE; from the coding sequence ATGGGTATCCAAGCACAGGCCGTGATCGGCGCGCTTTATGGCGACGAAGGCAAGGGACTGATGGTCGATCGCCTTGCCGCAGCGACGCCGAGGGCCGTGGTGGTTCGCAGCAATGGCGGCGCTCAGGCGGGCCACACCGTGGTCGATTCCGCCGGCCGCCGCCATGTCTTCCATCATATCGGCTCGGGCAGCTTTGCCGGGGCCGCCACGCATTTCAGCCGCTTTTTCGTCGCCCATCCGATGCTGCTGCTCGGCGAGCTGACGGATCTCAGCCAGCTCGGGGTGAGGCCTGAGATCAGCAGCGACCCGCGGGCACCGGTCACCACGCCCTTCGACGTCATCATCAACCAGGCCTTGGAGCTGGCGCGCGGCACTGCCCGTCACGGCAGCTGCGGCCTCGGCTTCGGCGAAACCATCGAACGCAATCTGCGCCCGGAATTCGCCCTCTCGACCAAGGATCTGTTCCGCCCCGATCTGCACGCCCGCCTTGTTTCCATCCGCGATGCCTGGGTGCCCGTCCGGCTGGCCGCACTCGGCATGACCGCCCTGCCCGCAGAGCTGGCCGCCGCGCTGGCCGACGACACCACCATCGCCCGCTTCGAGGCCGATTGCGCCGCCTATCTCGACCGCGTCACGCTCTGGCCCGACCGGCGGCTGTGCGAACGCGGCGCCGTCATCTTCGAGGCGGCGCAGGGCCTCGGGCTCGATCCGGACTGTGGCGCCTTCCCCCATGTTACCCGCTCGAATACCGGGCTCGCCAACATGTTCGCTATTGCAGCCGAAGCCGGCATCACCGCGCTCGACGCAACATATGCGACGCGCTGCTACACCACCCGGCACGGCGCCGGCCCCCTCAAGGGCGAAGTTGCCGCACTGCCCGGCATCACTGTCGTCGATCCCACCAATGCGCCGAACGAGTGGCAGGGCAGCCTGAGGCTCGCGCCGCTCGATCTCGGCACGTTGCGCGAGGCGATAACACGCGATCTGACGTTGGACCGCAGCGGCATCACCGTCAAAGCCGGACTGGCGGTCACCTGCCTCGATCAGGCGGAGGATGGTTTTGCCGTAACGGATGACGGAGAGGCGATACGGCTTGATCCTGCCAAGGCGGCGTCTGACATAGCCGAACGCGTCGGCCTGCTGCTCTGGGCCGAAAGCTGGGGACCGCGCCGCGGTGATGTCAGGCTGTATGCAGATGCAGCCGCCGCGAAAGTCGCTGAATAA